One stretch of Ornithinimicrobium ciconiae DNA includes these proteins:
- a CDS encoding DUF4153 domain-containing protein: MAGTSQGEAPNGGTVSGNHRRDAVRGDRPLDAVGSDRPLDAVGSIKVKIGLLVALSILAAALVLQVGNRSGVPAWLTLPVTVAAALGVTQWLARGMTAPLREMTSAAGRMARGDYRSRVTATSADEVGQLGRAFNTMAEDLATADQQRRQLVATVSHELRTPLAGQRALLENLVDGVVTPDDDALQSALAQSERLSGLVEDLLDVSRVDGAGVRLHLETVSVADLLRSAVEESDVGGRPVRYEVSVVPPRLEVRADEARLHQVVANLLDNASRHSPIDGVISVRAVAHPVEESWSLEVADSGPGIPPERASSLFTRFGTADSAGGGTGLGLAIANWVCELHGGTIAAVPPPEGQTGALIRAVLPCDPQPAPRSTTPRPTTARADQKESTMTPTPASATPASATPASATPASATAPSATAPSAAPAWAAPSSSATGGPGGVPGDASTTSVIAAMFGSFWPERATLRTAPVALFGSLAVGLLGALILPDRLFGISTFLVLAAAGALVLRMSVHRSRPWAIASAALCLGLGALVFLRAAEWLSVLAILAAGVLVTTAVTDARRPLAMLAGGVAWVLSGLRGLPLLGRTLTATSRHHVLWPALRTAAISLVLLVVFVGLFASGDALFGSWVSGILPNIQIADTLVLRAFTWFMVAGLVLAACYLALNPPRVEAVSLGDARPVARPWEWQVPVGVVIAVFTAFLIAQATAMWGGHDYLQEATGLTYAEYVHQGFGQLVVATLLTLVTIAVAVRKAPRETRGERQVLRLLLGILCGLTLIVVGSALYRMSLYQEAYGYTVLRVLVDAFELWLGLLVVLVLVAGIRLSGWWLPRAALLSGAAFLLVIGLANPEAWVAGQNIERYETTGKLDLDYLASLGVDAAPTIADGLPEDLSRCILGDADSALGDDLLEWNLGRARAAALTTGASAAPPVGQPGCPRTIGE; encoded by the coding sequence ATGGCAGGCACGTCCCAGGGCGAGGCACCGAACGGCGGCACCGTGAGCGGGAACCATCGACGCGACGCAGTCAGGGGTGACCGCCCACTCGATGCGGTCGGGAGTGACCGCCCGCTCGACGCCGTCGGGTCCATCAAGGTCAAGATCGGACTGCTCGTCGCGCTCAGCATCCTGGCGGCGGCACTGGTCCTCCAGGTGGGAAACAGGTCCGGGGTGCCCGCGTGGCTGACCCTCCCGGTCACCGTCGCGGCGGCGCTGGGCGTGACCCAGTGGCTGGCCCGGGGGATGACCGCGCCTCTGCGTGAGATGACATCGGCCGCCGGTCGTATGGCGCGGGGAGACTATCGCTCCCGCGTCACCGCCACCTCGGCGGACGAGGTCGGACAGCTGGGGCGTGCCTTCAACACCATGGCGGAGGATCTCGCCACGGCGGATCAGCAGCGGCGCCAGCTCGTCGCGACGGTCTCCCACGAGTTGCGGACCCCGCTCGCCGGGCAGCGCGCTCTGCTGGAAAACCTCGTTGACGGGGTCGTGACACCCGACGACGACGCACTGCAGTCGGCGCTCGCGCAGTCCGAGCGGCTCAGCGGACTGGTCGAGGACCTACTGGACGTCAGTCGTGTCGACGGGGCAGGGGTGCGGCTGCACCTGGAGACGGTCTCCGTCGCTGATCTGCTGCGCAGCGCCGTCGAGGAGTCAGATGTCGGGGGGAGGCCGGTCCGCTATGAGGTGTCGGTGGTCCCACCACGACTGGAGGTCCGCGCCGACGAGGCTCGGCTGCACCAGGTCGTGGCCAACCTGCTCGACAACGCCTCGCGGCACAGCCCGATCGATGGCGTGATCAGTGTCCGCGCCGTCGCTCATCCGGTTGAGGAGAGCTGGTCGCTCGAGGTCGCCGACAGCGGGCCAGGCATCCCGCCGGAGCGCGCGTCGTCGCTGTTCACGCGGTTTGGCACGGCCGACTCCGCCGGAGGCGGCACCGGCCTCGGACTGGCGATCGCCAACTGGGTCTGTGAGCTCCACGGCGGCACCATCGCCGCCGTGCCACCGCCCGAGGGTCAGACAGGTGCCCTGATCAGGGCCGTGCTGCCCTGTGACCCGCAGCCCGCGCCTCGGTCCACCACTCCACGCCCAACCACCGCCCGCGCCGACCAGAAGGAATCCACCATGACCCCGACCCCTGCTTCGGCGACCCCTGCTTCGGCGACCCCTGCTTCGGCGACCCCTGCTTCGGCGACCGCTCCTTCGGCGACCGCTCCTTCGGCGGCCCCTGCTTGGGCGGCCCCGTCTTCGTCGGCCACCGGGGGGCCGGGCGGCGTGCCAGGTGACGCCTCGACGACGTCAGTTATCGCTGCGATGTTCGGCAGCTTCTGGCCGGAGCGGGCCACCCTGCGCACGGCTCCGGTTGCGCTGTTCGGCTCCCTCGCGGTGGGGCTGCTGGGGGCGCTCATCCTGCCCGACCGGCTGTTCGGGATCAGCACCTTCCTCGTGCTCGCCGCCGCCGGCGCGCTCGTCCTCCGCATGTCTGTCCACCGCTCCCGGCCCTGGGCGATCGCCTCGGCCGCACTCTGCCTGGGCCTTGGCGCCTTGGTCTTCCTCCGGGCGGCAGAGTGGCTGAGCGTGCTGGCGATCCTGGCCGCGGGCGTGCTGGTGACGACCGCAGTCACCGACGCCAGGCGGCCCTTGGCGATGCTCGCTGGCGGTGTCGCCTGGGTGCTCAGCGGTCTGCGCGGCCTGCCGCTCCTCGGCCGCACGCTGACTGCCACGAGCCGGCACCACGTGCTGTGGCCAGCGTTACGGACAGCCGCGATCTCCCTGGTCCTGCTCGTCGTCTTTGTCGGACTCTTCGCCTCCGGCGACGCACTCTTCGGCAGTTGGGTGTCCGGCATACTCCCCAACATCCAGATCGCTGACACCCTCGTGCTGCGCGCGTTCACCTGGTTCATGGTCGCTGGGCTCGTGCTCGCGGCCTGCTATCTGGCGCTGAACCCACCGCGTGTCGAAGCTGTCTCGCTCGGCGATGCCCGTCCGGTCGCTCGCCCGTGGGAGTGGCAGGTGCCCGTCGGGGTCGTGATCGCCGTCTTCACCGCCTTCCTGATCGCCCAGGCGACGGCGATGTGGGGTGGTCATGACTACCTGCAGGAGGCGACCGGCCTCACCTACGCCGAGTATGTCCACCAGGGCTTCGGCCAGCTGGTCGTCGCGACCCTGCTCACGCTCGTCACCATCGCCGTCGCCGTGCGCAAGGCCCCGCGTGAGACTCGAGGCGAACGGCAGGTGCTGCGCCTCCTGCTCGGGATTCTCTGTGGGCTGACGCTGATCGTGGTTGGCTCAGCGCTCTACCGGATGTCGCTCTATCAGGAGGCCTACGGCTACACCGTCCTGCGGGTGCTGGTCGACGCCTTCGAACTCTGGCTCGGGCTGCTCGTCGTCCTGGTCCTGGTCGCGGGTATCCGCCTCTCGGGTTGGTGGCTCCCGCGGGCGGCCCTGCTCTCCGGCGCTGCGTTCCTGCTGGTCATCGGACTGGCCAACCCGGAGGCGTGGGTCGCGGGACAGAACATTGAGCGCTACGAGACGACCGGCAAGCTCGATCTGGACTATCTCGCCTCCCTCGGCGTCGACGCTGCCCCCACGATCGCCGACGGACTGCCGGAGGACCTGAGCCGCTGCATCCTGGGGGACGCTGACTCTGCACTCGGTGATGATCTCCTGGAGTGGAACCTGGGCCGGGCGCGGGCCGCGGCGCTCACCACGGGTGCCAGCGCCGCACCTCCGGTGGGTCAGCCTGGGTGTCCACGCACGATCGGGGAGTGA
- a CDS encoding response regulator transcription factor, producing MTESTPRGGTAEHTLLVVEDDPTINQALSDRLTAEGFRVVRAVDGPGAVAAFTEHRPDLVLLDVMLPGYDGLEVCRRIQAERPVPVMMLTARVEETDVLVGLGVGADDYVTKPFRMREVVARVRALLRRVERAAELANTPEALVSVGDLHLDRGARRVRVGSDEVHLTPLEFDLLAALAVEPGAVRSREELMSGVWGWADARGTRTLDSHVKSLRAKIGAERVRTVHGVGYALEV from the coding sequence ATGACCGAGAGCACTCCCCGCGGAGGGACCGCCGAGCACACGCTGCTCGTCGTCGAGGACGACCCGACCATCAACCAGGCGCTCAGCGACCGGTTGACCGCCGAAGGGTTCAGGGTCGTCCGGGCCGTCGACGGGCCCGGTGCGGTCGCAGCCTTCACCGAGCACCGCCCCGACCTGGTGCTGCTGGACGTGATGCTGCCGGGCTACGACGGCCTCGAGGTCTGCCGCAGGATCCAAGCTGAGCGGCCAGTGCCCGTCATGATGCTGACCGCCCGCGTCGAAGAGACCGATGTCCTGGTCGGCCTGGGCGTCGGCGCCGACGACTACGTCACCAAGCCCTTCCGGATGCGCGAGGTCGTGGCCCGCGTGCGCGCACTGCTGCGCCGCGTCGAGCGTGCGGCCGAGTTGGCCAACACGCCCGAGGCCTTGGTGAGCGTGGGTGACCTGCACCTGGACCGCGGTGCGCGCCGGGTGCGGGTCGGCTCCGACGAGGTGCACCTGACACCCCTGGAGTTCGACCTGCTCGCAGCGCTGGCGGTCGAGCCCGGAGCCGTGCGGAGTCGCGAGGAGCTGATGTCCGGGGTCTGGGGCTGGGCAGACGCCCGCGGCACCCGCACCCTGGACAGCCACGTCAAGTCGCTGCGGGCCAAGATCGGTGCGGAGCGGGTCCGGACGGTGCACGGCGTCGGCTACGCCCTGGAGGTCTGA
- the dusB gene encoding tRNA dihydrouridine synthase DusB has protein sequence MTATATPTLPETAAPTAGERVLPPLQIGRHTIDSPVVLAPMAGITNRAFRRLCREAGAAGQPTSGATSLYVSEMITSRALVERTPVSMKLIEHDPDEQPRSIQLYGVDPATVGRAVDMLVSEDRTDHIDLNFGCPVPKVTRKGGGAALPWKTELFRGVVSAAVRAASPYDVPVTVKMRVGIDADHITFLEAGRIAEGEGAAAVALHARTASQAYSGQADWSRIAELKAAVTSVPVLGNGDIWSAEDALRMVEETGCDGVVVGRGCLGRPWLFADLAAAFAGSDLRITPTLGEVSATLRRHAEYLVDFHQDEGKGCRDIRKHIAWYFKGFPVGGAFRNKLALVDSLAALDDLIGGLDGSMPWPGDAAEGQRGRAGSSRVVALPDGWLQSQDLNQVQRETVARAEGTVTDGG, from the coding sequence ATGACTGCGACCGCGACCCCGACCCTGCCCGAGACCGCTGCCCCCACCGCGGGCGAGAGGGTGCTGCCGCCCCTGCAGATCGGGCGCCACACGATCGACTCACCGGTCGTGCTGGCGCCGATGGCCGGCATCACCAACCGGGCCTTCCGCAGGCTGTGCCGCGAGGCAGGGGCGGCCGGTCAGCCGACCAGCGGCGCGACCTCCCTCTATGTCAGCGAGATGATCACCTCCCGGGCGCTCGTTGAGCGCACCCCGGTTTCGATGAAGCTCATCGAGCACGACCCCGATGAGCAGCCTCGCTCCATCCAGCTCTATGGCGTCGACCCGGCCACCGTCGGCCGCGCGGTCGACATGCTGGTCTCCGAGGACCGCACCGACCACATCGACCTCAACTTCGGCTGCCCGGTGCCCAAGGTCACCCGCAAGGGGGGCGGCGCGGCACTGCCGTGGAAGACCGAGCTGTTCCGTGGTGTCGTCTCCGCCGCGGTGCGGGCCGCCAGCCCGTATGACGTGCCCGTCACCGTGAAGATGAGGGTCGGTATCGACGCCGACCACATCACCTTCCTCGAGGCCGGACGGATCGCCGAGGGCGAGGGTGCCGCGGCCGTCGCGCTGCACGCGCGCACGGCGAGCCAGGCCTACTCCGGCCAGGCTGACTGGTCGCGCATCGCCGAGCTCAAGGCGGCGGTCACCTCGGTGCCGGTGCTGGGCAATGGCGACATCTGGTCGGCCGAGGACGCACTGCGCATGGTCGAGGAAACTGGCTGCGACGGGGTCGTGGTCGGACGTGGCTGCCTGGGCCGTCCGTGGTTGTTCGCCGACCTGGCTGCGGCCTTCGCCGGCTCGGACCTGCGCATCACCCCGACCCTCGGCGAGGTGAGCGCCACCCTGCGCCGGCACGCGGAGTACCTCGTCGACTTCCACCAGGATGAGGGCAAGGGTTGCCGCGACATCCGCAAGCACATCGCCTGGTACTTCAAGGGCTTCCCGGTCGGTGGCGCCTTCCGCAACAAGCTCGCCCTGGTGGACTCCCTCGCGGCGCTTGACGACCTGATCGGCGGGCTCGACGGCAGTATGCCGTGGCCCGGCGACGCAGCCGAGGGACAGCGGGGCCGGGCCGGGTCCTCGCGCGTGGTGGCGCTGCCCGATGGTTGGCTGCAGTCGCAGGATCTCAACCAGGTGCAGCGCGAGACCGTGGCGCGGGCGGAGGGCACCGTCACCGACGGCGGATAG
- a CDS encoding type 1 glutamine amidotransferase domain-containing protein, whose protein sequence is MAALDGKKVAFLLTNGYEDSELTSPWEAVTEAGAEATLVSPESGTLTGKKGHEASVDQAVTDADAGQFDALMLPGGVVNGDKLRMDEDAVAFTKAFFEAGKPVGVICHGGWILTDADVVRGRTLTSYPSLKTDLRNAGAEWVDEEVVVDQGLVSSRTPDDLPAFNAKLVEEIGEGRHQGQTA, encoded by the coding sequence ATGGCTGCGCTCGACGGCAAGAAGGTCGCATTCCTGCTCACGAACGGCTACGAGGACAGCGAGTTAACCTCGCCGTGGGAAGCGGTGACCGAAGCGGGCGCCGAGGCGACCCTGGTGTCGCCGGAGTCCGGCACGCTGACCGGCAAGAAGGGCCACGAGGCCAGCGTCGACCAGGCTGTCACAGATGCTGACGCCGGCCAGTTTGACGCCCTGATGCTGCCCGGCGGCGTCGTCAACGGCGACAAACTGCGGATGGACGAGGACGCGGTGGCCTTCACCAAGGCGTTCTTCGAGGCAGGCAAGCCGGTGGGCGTCATCTGCCACGGCGGCTGGATCCTCACCGACGCGGACGTGGTCCGCGGACGCACGCTCACGTCATACCCGAGTCTGAAGACGGACCTGCGCAACGCCGGTGCCGAGTGGGTGGACGAGGAGGTCGTTGTCGACCAGGGGCTGGTCAGCAGCCGCACCCCGGACGACCTGCCCGCGTTCAATGCCAAGCTCGTCGAGGAGATCGGCGAGGGACGGCACCAGGGCCAGACCGCCTGA
- a CDS encoding type II toxin-antitoxin system PemK/MazF family toxin: protein MRPIHAVHLDKVRPALVLTRAEVRTARSSVTVAAITSTRRGLSVELPVGPANGLDRDSVVNLDTIYTISLDDLGPQIGVLREHQEPALAAAVFHACGLNW from the coding sequence ATGAGACCGATCCACGCCGTCCACCTGGACAAGGTCCGGCCCGCTCTTGTGCTCACCCGAGCGGAGGTGAGAACGGCCAGGTCCTCCGTCACGGTGGCGGCCATCACCTCCACACGCCGAGGCCTGTCGGTGGAGCTACCCGTGGGGCCGGCCAACGGTCTAGATCGGGACTCAGTGGTCAACCTCGACACGATCTACACCATCTCTCTGGACGATCTGGGACCGCAGATAGGCGTGCTCCGAGAGCACCAGGAGCCAGCCCTCGCAGCGGCCGTCTTCCATGCCTGTGGCCTGAACTGGTAA
- a CDS encoding NUDIX domain-containing protein, which translates to MEFDTRVGCYAWIERDGHVLVAHWSGYTRQRDARHIRPCWTLPGGGLEPHESCEQAAVREVAEESGYAVRLTGLLGTGTSVVPTADRANESERPMLLVQLVYTAEITSGQLMVEQDGSTDDIRWVPLEELAGLPCAGVIDLALELQQRDRRDGPVVDDAPVDEDAVDRIVAAARAAHATAQDSHATAQESHATAQDLHATRGSAGHGLTAHGAQTGPTIIAIDGPSGSGKTTLAEAVATDLACPLLHMDDFYPGWDGLAAAVDLVTDQVLEPLARGERATYRVWDWIQGDWGRTAVVPATDLLVIEGCGSSVGRAGEYAAVRVWVDADEHVRHQRGIERDGDTFAPHWDRWAAQECALFGPDRTAERADLTVRT; encoded by the coding sequence GTGGAGTTCGACACCAGGGTGGGCTGCTATGCGTGGATCGAGCGGGACGGGCACGTCCTCGTGGCTCACTGGTCCGGCTACACCCGGCAGCGCGATGCGCGGCACATCCGTCCGTGCTGGACACTGCCCGGCGGAGGGCTGGAGCCGCACGAGTCGTGCGAGCAGGCTGCCGTCCGGGAGGTCGCGGAGGAGAGTGGGTATGCCGTCCGCCTCACCGGACTGCTCGGGACCGGCACGTCGGTCGTCCCCACCGCCGACCGCGCCAACGAGAGCGAGCGGCCCATGCTGCTGGTGCAACTCGTCTACACCGCGGAGATCACCAGCGGGCAGCTCATGGTCGAACAGGACGGGTCCACGGACGACATCCGCTGGGTGCCGCTGGAGGAACTGGCCGGCCTGCCCTGCGCCGGGGTGATCGACCTCGCGCTCGAGCTGCAGCAACGGGATCGCCGCGACGGCCCAGTGGTGGACGACGCACCCGTTGACGAGGATGCGGTGGACCGCATCGTCGCTGCTGCCCGTGCCGCACACGCCACGGCCCAGGACTCCCACGCCACGGCCCAGGAGTCCCATGCCACGGCTCAGGACCTTCACGCCACGCGCGGGTCAGCGGGCCACGGTCTCACCGCTCACGGCGCGCAGACCGGCCCCACCATCATCGCGATCGACGGTCCCAGCGGTTCGGGCAAGACGACCCTCGCCGAGGCCGTGGCCACCGATCTAGCCTGCCCACTGCTGCACATGGACGACTTCTATCCCGGCTGGGACGGCCTTGCCGCCGCCGTCGATCTGGTGACCGACCAGGTGCTGGAGCCGCTTGCGCGAGGTGAGCGCGCGACATACCGAGTCTGGGACTGGATCCAGGGCGACTGGGGGCGGACCGCCGTGGTGCCAGCCACCGACCTGCTGGTGATCGAGGGCTGTGGCTCCAGCGTGGGGCGTGCGGGGGAGTATGCCGCGGTGCGGGTCTGGGTGGACGCCGATGAGCACGTGCGTCACCAGCGGGGCATCGAGCGCGACGGCGACACCTTTGCCCCGCACTGGGACCGGTGGGCGGCACAGGAGTGCGCCCTGTTCGGCCCCGACCGGACCGCAGAGAGGGCCGACCTCACGGTGCGGACGTAG
- a CDS encoding CE1759 family FMN reductase — protein MARKLVVISAGLSVPSSTRMLADRISGSVQREVTARGESLEVEVVELRGLAREIADHLVSGMPPSALRQALAAVSSADAVVAVTPVFTASYSGLFKSFVDLLDNDALTGKPVLIAATAGTPRHSLVLDHALRPLFTYLRAVVVPTGVFAATEDFGGQGGGRDGEDGLDRRVARAASELGALLVATSGSVPGFTAPAVDEVGKVDRISEDSLTPFEQMLGSQLR, from the coding sequence ATGGCTCGCAAGCTCGTCGTCATCTCGGCTGGCCTGAGCGTGCCGTCCTCCACGCGGATGCTGGCCGACCGGATCAGTGGATCCGTGCAGCGTGAGGTCACGGCCCGGGGCGAGAGTCTGGAGGTCGAGGTCGTCGAGCTGCGCGGCCTGGCCCGCGAGATCGCCGACCACCTCGTCTCGGGGATGCCGCCGTCCGCGCTGCGACAGGCCCTCGCCGCGGTGTCCTCGGCCGACGCGGTGGTCGCCGTGACCCCGGTGTTCACCGCCTCCTACTCGGGACTGTTTAAGTCGTTCGTCGACCTGCTCGACAACGACGCGCTGACCGGCAAGCCGGTGCTCATCGCAGCGACCGCGGGCACCCCGCGCCACTCCCTGGTCCTCGACCATGCCCTGCGTCCGCTGTTCACCTACCTGCGCGCGGTTGTTGTGCCCACGGGCGTCTTCGCGGCGACGGAGGACTTCGGTGGTCAGGGTGGCGGCCGGGACGGCGAGGATGGCCTGGACCGTCGTGTTGCCCGCGCGGCCAGCGAGCTGGGAGCGCTCCTCGTGGCGACCTCCGGCTCGGTCCCTGGGTTCACCGCCCCCGCGGTCGACGAGGTCGGCAAGGTCGACCGCATCTCGGAGGACTCCCTGACGCCCTTCGAGCAGATGCTCGGCAGCCAGTTGCGCTGA
- a CDS encoding LLM class flavin-dependent oxidoreductase, whose product MQFGIFSVSDITTDPTTGRTPTDAERIQDMVRIALKTEEVGLDVFATGEHHNPPFFASSPTTFLGYIAAQTTTLQLSTATTLITTNDPVKIAEDYAMLQHLSGGRVDLMMGRGNTGPVYPWFGQDIRNGIALAVENYHLLRRLWREEVVDWEGKFRTPLQGFTATPRPLDGVAPFVWHGSIRSPEIAEQAAYYGDGFFHNNIFWTMDHTARMVDLYRRRYEHYGHGRADQAIVGLGGQVFMAKNSQDAIKAFRPYFDVAPVYGHGPSLEEFTRATPLTVGSPQQVIERTLGFADAVGDYQRQMFLMDHAGLPIDVVLEQIEILGSEVVPVLRKEFEARRPAGVPSDPPTHASLIAAGDDHANAAMGPRGRVEAGSN is encoded by the coding sequence ATGCAGTTCGGCATCTTCAGCGTCAGCGACATCACGACTGACCCGACGACCGGCAGGACCCCGACCGACGCCGAGCGGATCCAGGACATGGTCCGGATCGCCCTCAAGACCGAAGAGGTCGGCCTGGACGTCTTCGCCACCGGCGAGCACCACAACCCGCCCTTCTTCGCGTCCTCCCCGACGACCTTCCTGGGCTATATCGCCGCGCAGACCACGACCTTGCAGCTGTCCACCGCGACCACGCTGATCACCACCAACGACCCGGTGAAGATCGCTGAGGACTACGCGATGCTGCAACACCTCTCCGGTGGCCGCGTCGACCTGATGATGGGCCGCGGCAACACCGGGCCGGTCTACCCCTGGTTCGGTCAGGACATCCGCAACGGCATCGCCCTGGCGGTCGAGAACTATCACCTGCTGCGTCGCCTGTGGCGTGAGGAGGTCGTGGACTGGGAGGGCAAGTTCCGCACCCCGCTCCAGGGCTTCACTGCCACCCCTCGCCCCCTCGATGGTGTCGCACCGTTCGTCTGGCACGGCTCCATCCGCTCGCCGGAGATCGCCGAGCAGGCGGCGTACTACGGCGACGGCTTCTTCCACAACAACATCTTCTGGACGATGGACCACACCGCCCGGATGGTCGACCTCTACCGCCGCCGCTACGAGCACTACGGCCACGGGCGCGCGGACCAGGCGATCGTCGGACTGGGCGGACAGGTCTTCATGGCCAAGAACAGCCAGGACGCCATCAAGGCGTTCCGTCCCTACTTCGACGTCGCTCCCGTCTACGGCCACGGCCCGAGCCTGGAGGAGTTCACCCGGGCCACCCCGCTGACCGTGGGCAGCCCGCAGCAGGTCATCGAGCGCACGCTCGGCTTTGCCGACGCCGTCGGCGATTACCAGCGACAGATGTTCCTGATGGACCACGCTGGTCTGCCGATCGACGTCGTCCTGGAGCAGATCGAGATCCTCGGGTCCGAGGTCGTCCCCGTGCTCCGCAAGGAGTTCGAGGCTCGCCGCCCCGCCGGCGTCCCGTCCGACCCGCCCACCCACGCCAGCCTCATCGCGGCTGGCGATGACCACGCGAACGCCGCGATGGGCCCGCGCGGCCGTGTCGAGGCAGGGAGCAACTGA